The DNA region GCGTCCCAGAACGCCGAATTGGACAGCGCCGAAGCGAAGTTCGCGCCACCGACGAAATTCGGCGCACCCCGGTCGGTCAGCCGGTAGTCGGTGACCGACAGATACAGCGCATAACAGAGCGGGAATCCGACGGCCACGCCGAACAGGGTCAGCAACGGCGTCAGCATGCCGTACTTGAACCTCATATGTGGCTACCTTGCGGCATGGCCGCCGGATTCCCCTTGCTCACTGCTGGATCCGCTCCACCGCCGCCTGGGCGTCCCGCAACGCGTCGGCGACGCTCTTGCTGCCGGCCACCGCCTCGTTGAGTTCGGTTCCCACGGCCTGGATCATCTCTTCACCGCCGCGCCCCTGGGACAGCGGCGAGGCGTCGGCCAGGATCTCTCCGACCGCCTGGTAGTAGTCGGCTCCGAAGCCGTCGGCCAGCACCGTCTCATTGGTCAGCGAACTCTCGCGGATCACCGCGCCACCTTCGGCAACACGCTGAACGTCGATCTCGGGGGAGGTGACCCAGGAGATGAACGCCCATGCAGCGTCGGATGTGGCGGAGTTGGCCGGAATGGCCCAACTCCACGACCCCAGTGCGGATTTACCGCCGGGGATGGGTGCCAGCGCGAACTGTCCGGCGCGGTCACCGGAGGCGCCCGCCGGGTCGTTGAGGGCGGGCAGGTTCCAGTTGTAGCCGACCATCGAGGCGGCCTGGCCGCTCGACACCGAACGGAACGCCTCGTCGAAGGCCCAGTTGAGGCTGTTGGGCGGTGCGGCCGTGTTGTAGGTCTCGATGTAGGCATCCAGGGCGCGGGCCGCCTGCTCGGTGTTCAGAGTCGGCCGGCCGTCGGAGTCATAGATCGATCCGCCTGCGGCGAACAGCCAGTTGGCCCATTCTTCGAAGATCTTGTAGCCACGCTGCGGCTGCATCGCGATGCCGGCGCGGGTGTCGGTCCTGAGCTGTTGTGACGTGCGCACCAGCGCATCGAGGTCGGTGGGCACCGTCTGGCCGGACCCCGTCATGTCGACGGTGTTGTAGATGTAGCCCAGCGCATAGTTGTAGAACGGAACGCCGTAGGTGGTGCCGTCGACATCGGTGATGTCGGTGAGAGACGAGAAGAAGTCGCCGGGATCGTAATCGGGTGTCGAGTCGATCCGTTCGTTGAGCGGCTCGAGGAAGCCGGCGTCGGCGAAGTCGTCCATCCAGGGGTTGTCCACCACGATCAGGTCGTAGGCCGGCTCCGCCGACTGGAACGACGACACCAGGCGATCACGCATCTGGTCGAAAGTCATCGTCTCGATGTTGATCTCGATGTCCGGGTAGGTCTCGTTGAACTTGCCGACCAGACCCTGGACGATATCGGTGTCGGGCACGTTCTCCATCAGCACTCGGACGGTGCCCGAGGTATCGGTGGGGACGTCGCCGAGCCCGGAGGACTCCTGTTCGCCCGAACCGCCACTGCCGGCACACCCGGAGAGGGTCAGGCCCGCTGCCAGCAGCAGCGCCGGCCACGCCTTGGGGATCTTCATGCGTTCTCACTTCCGTTGTTCTGGTGATGATTTCAGGACCGTCGGTGCAGTGGTGGAGAGCTCAATCCATGTAGGCACCACCGTTGATCGACAGGGCTTCGCCGGTGATGAACCCGGCATCATCTGAGACCAGGAATGCCACTGCGCGGGCGACGTCCTCGGGAGTCTGCAGTCGCGCGAGCGGCGTGGCGTCGATCCACGACTGCCGGACCGCTTCCGGGGTCGAGCCGGAAAGCGAGGCCTCCCATTCCAATTCGCGGGATTGCATGGGGGTTGCAACGAATCCGGGGCACACGCAGTTGACGGTGATGCGGTGCTCTGCCAGTTCGAAGGCCATCGCCTGGGTCAGGCCCAGCACGCCGAACTTCGATGCGACATAGTCGGCGAGAAACGGCACCCTGCCCTGTTTGGCCGCCATCGACGCGGTGTTGACGATGCTGCCCTGCGTGCCGGTGCGGATCATGGCGCGTGCGGCGGCCTGCCCGCAGAAGAACACCGCCTTGAGGTTGATCTCCAGTGACCGGTCGTACTGTTCGGGGGAGACGTCGACGAACCTCTGCATCGCCGAGATCCCGGCGTTGTTGATCCAGGCGTCGAGGCCCAGTCGGTCAGCGACGTCGTCGGCCAGCGCGACCGCCGCCTCCCGGTCGGTGACGTCGAACCGCAGGTGCTCATGTCCCCGCTCGTCACCACCGGCCAGGCCGGCAGCGGTCTGTGTTGCGCCCTCGGGGTTGATGTCGGTGACGATGACGCGCCAGCCGCGCTCGGCCAGGGTGACGGCGATCGAGCGGCCGATGCCGGAGCCGGCGCCGGTGACGACGGCGGTACGGATGGAGGTGTTGTCTGCGGTCATGGCCGGTCCCTTCGTGCGAGTCGGTGTGAAACGGGGGCGAGCGTGTCGCCGACCGCGCGCCATTCGGGGTAGGCCTCGGCGTACCGCTCGACGTGGCGTTGCTCAGGGACGACGGGCTCGCCCAGCGTGCGGAAGCGGTCCGTGTGGCCCCAGTCGTCGATCATGCCGACACCGACCCCGGCGATGACCGCCGCGCCCAGTGACGCGCCGGGGTGCCCGATGATCGGCCACAGTTCGGTGTCGAGGACGTCGGCGAGAATCTGCTTCCACAGCGTCGACTTGCTGCCGCCGTTGGTGACCATCGCGCGCCCCAGCGGCACACCGAGGTCGGCGAACACCTCGGTGTGGTGCTTGAAGCCGAACGCCACGGCTTCGAGAACCGACCGGTACATGTCCGCGCGGGTGTGCGCGAGGTCCAGGCCCACGAAGGCGCCGCGCAGATCCGGATCGTGAAGGGGGCTCTTCTCGCCGAGGAAGTAAGGTAGACAGAGGATTTCAGCGGGATCCCGATGCTCTGCCTCCGCGTCGAGGTCGAGCAGGTCGATGCCGCCCGCCAGTGTCTGGAACCAGCGGATCAGGCTGCCGCTGGTGGCCATGCAGCCGTTGGGCAGCCAGCGACCCGGTACCGGGTGCGCGTCGAGGTAGAGCCTGGCGTCGGGCACCGGTTCGTCGCTGGCCACCAGCACATCGCCCGCGCCGCCGAGCTTGACCAGCCAGTCGCCCGCGGTGTCGACCCCGGCCGCGTAGGCGGACAGCACGTGGTCGGCGCCGCCGACGATCAGGGGCAGACCGGCGCGCAGACCTGTGGCTGCCGCCGCGGCCGAACTCAGCACCCCGGCCTGCTGGCCGGGTGCGAGGATGTCAGGCTGGATGTCGTCGAGCAGGTCGGCCGCGGCGAACATCGGTTGGTAGGGCTTGCCTGCGAGGGTGCCCAGCCCGGATTCGATGGACCAGTTCAACTCGACGTGGGGAGCGGCGCCCAGCGCCATCAGGACCCAGTCGTAGGACCCCACCAGGCGCGCGGTGCGTCGCCACGTGTCGGGTTCGTTGGCGCGCAGCCACATCGCCGTCGGGGCCACCGACTGCTGGGTGATCGCCGACCCGGTCGCGGCCAGCACATCACCGGGCGGCAGCAGTTCGCGCATGGAGTCGATCTCGGCGGTGGCGCGGGAGTCGTTCTGCAGGATGGCGCGGCGCACCGGGGCTCCGGCCTGATCGAGCACCACCACGGCGGGAACCATCCCGGTGGTCGCCAGTGCGCCGACATCGGCTGCGGAAACCCTCGATTCGGTCAACACTTCGCGAACAGTGCTGTGCACGTTGTCGATCCACTGCGCGGGATCGGCCTCGGCCTGACCAGATCTGTCGGCGAAAAGTCTGCTGTCGCGTGAGGCCTGGGCCACGATGCGGCCCGCGGTGACGTCGACGAGCACCGTCTTGGTTCCCGTGGTGCCGACATCGACACCGATCGTGAACTCCGGCATGCCGTCTCCTCCGCTCGGTTGTCTAGACGATACCAACCATGCTGTTAGATTCTCACACGTTCTGTGTAACAATCACGTTAGAGGGGCGGATTCTGCCCCGCATGCTGTTATCAAATAACACCAGAGGACGCGACGACAATCCGAGAGGCTCCGATGACCACCTGGCTGGACGACGTATTCGGCGTTCGCAAACCCGTGATTGCGATGCTGCACCTTCTTGCCCTACCGGGCGATCCGGGCTTCGACTCCGCCGGCGGCGTTCGGGCGGTCGTCGACCGGGCCAGGGCCGAACTCGCCGAGCTGCGCGAAGGCGGCGTGGACGGCGTGATGATCTCGAATGAGTTCAGCCTGCCGTACCTGACCCAGACCGAGCCGATCACGGCCATCACGATGGCACGGGTGATCGGAGAGCTGCTGCCGGAACTGACGCTGCCCTACGGGGTCAATGTGCTGTGGGACGGTCGGGCCTCCATCGACCTCGCCGTCGCAACCGGCGCGCAGTGGGTGCGCGAGATCTTCACCGGGGTGTACGCCAGCGATTTCGGGCTGTGGAACACCAACGTCGGCGAGGCGGCACGCCACCGCCAGCGCGTCGGTGGGTCCGACGTCAAGCTGCTGTTCAACATCGTGCCCGAATCAGCGGTCTACCTGGCCGACCGCGATCTGGCCTCGGTCACCGCCACGACGGTGTTCGCCACCAAACCCGACGCCATCTGCGTCTCCGGCCTGACCGCCGGAGCGTCCACCGACGCCCAAGCGCTGAAGGTGGTCAAGGACTCGGCCGGTGTGGTGCCGGTGTTCGTCAACACCGGGGTGCGTGCGCACAACGCGGCCGAACAGCTCGCGGTCGCCGACGGCGCCATCGTCGGGACCTATTTCAAGCAGGACGGGGTATTCGAGAACCGCGCTGTCGCATCGCGCGTCACCGAACTGATGGGCGCGGTCAAAGAGTTCCGCAGCACGCTGTGAGCGCCGACGCCGACTCTGATGAGCTGCGCACGCTCGCCGTGGCTGCGGCTCAGCGCGGAGCCGGCGTCTGTCTGCGGCCGTTGAGCGAACACGACGACGTGGTCACCAAAGGTGCGGTCGGAGACCTCGTCACCGCGGTGGACCGCGCCGCCGAGGAGGCGGTGCGCCAGGTGGTGCTGAGTGCGCGGCCGGACGATTCGCTTCTCGGTGAGGAACTTCCGTCGCACACGGGTAGCTCGGGCCTGCAGTGGGTGATCGACCCGCTCGACGGCACCACCAACTTCACCCGCCGCATCCCGTTCTACGCGACGTCGATCGCGGTGCGCCGCGACGACGGGACCTGGCTCGCGGCGGCGGTCAGCGCACCGGTACTGAGAACCACCTGGAGCGCGGCGCGTGGAGCTGGAGCACATGTCGAAACCGACTCGGGCCGTGAGGAATTACCGGTCCACCTGCCGGCGTCCTCGGCTCGGTTGCTGGGCACGGGGCTGTCCTACGACGCCCATCACCGGCGCCGCCAGGTCCGCGAACTGAGCGGGCTGCTGGTCGACTACACCGATATGCGTCGATTCGGGGCAGCGGCCATCGACCTGTGCCTGGTGGCGCAGGGAAGCCTGGATGCCTTTGTCGAAGATGATCTGGCCGTGCACGACTGGGCGGCCGGTGCGCTCATCGCGGAGGAGGCCGGCGCGCAGGTCCGCCGCCCGACCGCTCGTGACGCCACGATGTCGGCCCGGTGGCGTTGAGTCGGGATCTCACCGCGTCGCCGACTCGGGATCGGCGGCCACGCAGCGCACATCCACGCCTGCTGCGCGTAGCTGCGCCACGGTGGGATGGTGCGGCGACCCATCGGTCACCAACACCGCGATCGAGGACACCGGCGCGACGTTGATCAGTTGCACCCGACCGAGTTTGGACGCGTCGGCTGCCACGATCACCCGGTCCGCCGAGCGCATCGCCGCCTGCTTGACGTTGCCTTCCTCGCGGTGGTACTCCGATGCTCCGCGGCGCCCGTGCACCCCGGCGATGCCCATCACGTAGGTGTCGCTGTTGTAGCGCAGATAGAAGTCCTCGGCCTCGGCGCCGATCAGGCTCAGCTCGCCGGGGCGGACCTTGCCGCCGGTGAGCAGGACCGTGGTGTCCGGTTCGCCGGCGAGTTCCACCGCGACCAGGACGCTCGGGGTGATCACGGTCAGGCCGAGCGCTCGGCCCTTCAGCGCGCGCGCGACCGCGAGCACCGTGCTGCCGCTGTCCAGAATCACGGTTTCCTCGGGAGCCAGCAGATCGGCCACGGCTTGGGCGATGTGGGTCTTCCCGCCGGCCGCGACCGCCGCGCGGGCGTCGAACGACGGCTCGGTGGCCTTCCCGCCGAACGCGATTGCGCCGCCGAGGACTCGTCGCGCAATGCCCTGCTCTTCGAGCCGCTCGATATCGCGGCGGATCGTCATCGCCGAGACGTCGTACTCCTTGGCCAGTGAGGTGAAGTCCACTTCGCGGTCGGACTGGATGCGCGCGGCGATCGCGGCGCGACGCGTGTGGGCATCCAGCGTGGGCACGACAGACAGCCTATCGCTGGACCTGTGAGTAATTCACATTAATCATGTGAGCCCGCCACAGAGGTGCGGCGACTAGCGTGGAGTCATGCGGTACTACTACTCGGCCGACGAGATCCGTGAGGCCGAAGCACCGCTGTTGGCATCCCTTCCCGACGGCGCACTGATGCGCCGGGCCGCTTACGGATTGGCCACCTCGATCGCCGGTGAACTCGGCACCGTCAGCGGCCGCTGCGTCTGCGCGGTCGTCGGCTCCGGCGACAACGGCGGCGACGCCCTCTGGGCTGCGACCTATCTTCGCCGCCGCGGCGCCCGCGCGACAGCGATCCTGCTCAACCCGGAGAAGGCCCACCCCAAAGCCCTCGCGGCGTTCACAAGGGCGGGCGGTCGGATCGTCCAGAAGTTGCCTCTGTCAACGGATCTGGTGATCGACGGCGTCGTCGGCATCTCCGGCTCCGGACCGCTTCGACCGAATGCGGCGGCGGTGTTCGACGCCGTACAGGCAGCCGGCGTCCCGGTCGTCGCCGTCGACATGCCCAGCGGCGTCGACGTCCACACCGGTGCGGCCGACGGCCCGCACGTCACACCCGCGGTGACGGTCACGTTCGGCGGGCTCAAGCCGGTCCACGCACTGCGGGACTGCGGGCGTGTCGAACTCATCGACATCGGGCTGGATCTGCCGGCGAGTGCCATGGTGGGTTTCGAGGCCGACGACGTGGCCGCCCGCTGGCCGGTCCCCGGACCCCACGACGACAAGTACACCCAGGGCGTCACCGGTGTGATGGCCGGTTCGGAAACCTACCCCGGCGCGGCGATCCTGTGCACCGGCGCTGCGGTGGCCGCCACGTCCGGCATGGTTCGGTACGCGGGAACTGCTGCGGCAGAGGTGGTTTCGCACTGGCCGGAGGTGATCGCGACACCCGGTCACGCGTCAGCGGGCCGAGTGCAGGCCTGGGTCGTCGGTCCCGGTCTGGGCACCGACGAGACAGCGGCGGCAGCATTGTGTTTTGCGCTGGAATCCGACGTGCCGGTCATCGTCGACGCCGACGGGCTGACGATCCTGGCCGCCCATCCCGAGCTCGTCGCAGGCCGCAGCGCCCCGACCGTTCTGACCCCGCATGCCGGCGAGTACGCCCGACTGGCCGGGTCAGCGCCCGGTGAGGACCGTGTGGGAGCCACCCGGCGGCTCGCCGATCAACTGGGTGTCACCGTCCTGCTCAAGGGCAACGTCACCGTCATCGCCGAGCCCCACGGCACGGCATATCTCAATGTCGCCGGTCAATCCTGGGCGGCCACCGCCGGATCCGGTGACGTGCTCTCCGGGATCGTGGGTGCACTTCTGGCGTCGGGTCTGCCGCCGGGTGAGGCGGCGGCTGCGGCAGCATTCGTCCACGCGCGCGCCGCCGACATGGCGGCGCGGGACCCCGGACCGGCGCCGGTGCCGACATCGGCCTCGCGAATACTTGCCCATCTGCGAACAGCACTGGGCTCCATGCTCTAGAAAGAACCTCATGCCCAACGTTTCTCATCATTCGTCGTTGTCGCCCGCCTACACCGGAAGGTTGTCCACCAACCCGATTCCGGCCCTGCGTCTCCCGGACGAGTCGATGGATCCGGATCAGACGTACCGCTTCATCCACGACGAGCTGATGCTCGACGGCAGCTCGCGGCTCAACCTGGCCACGTTCGTGACGACGTGGATGGATCCCGAGGCCGGACTGTTGATGTCGGAGACGTTCGACAAGAACATGATCGACAAGGACGAATACCCGGTCACCGCGGCGATCGAGCAGCGTTGCGTGTGCATGGTCGCCGATCTCTTCCACGCCGAGGACCTGCGCGACGACGACCCGTCCACCGCGATCGGCGTGTCCACCGTGGGTTCCAGCGAGGCCGTGATGCTGGCGGGTCTGGCGCTGAAATGGCAGTGGCGCGAGCGGGTGGGTGACGGATGGAAGGGACGAACCCCGAATCTGGTGATGGGCTCGAACGTGCAGGTGGTGTGGGAGAAGTTCTGCCGGTACTTCGACGTCGAGGCGCGCTACCTGCCGATGGAGGAGGGCCGTTATGTCATCACTCCCGAGCAGGTGATCGACGCGGTCGACGAGGACACGATCGGCGTCGTGGCGATCCTGGGCACCACGTTCACCGGTGAGCTCGAGCCCGTCGGCGAGATCTGTGCGGCGCTGGACAAGCTGGCCGCCGACGGCAAGCCCGACATCCCGGTGCACGTCGACGCCGCCTCCGGTGGGTTCGTGGTGCCGTTCCTGCATCCCGACGTGGTGTGGGACTTCCGGCTGCCCCGGGTGGTGTCGATCAACGTCAGCGGACACAAGTACGGGCTGACCTATCCCGGCATCGGCTTCGTGGTGTGGCGCAACGCCGCGCACCTTCCGGAGGACCTGGTGTTCCGGGTCAACTACCTCGGCGGCAACATGCCGACGTTCACATTGAACTTCTCTCGGCCCGGCAACCAGGTGGTGGGTCAGTACTACAACTTCCTGCGGCTCGGCCGCGAGGGCTACACGCAGGTGATGAGGGCGTTGTCCGACAACGCGCAGTGGTTCGCCCGCGAACTCAACGCCATGACCGGCCCCGGCAACAAACGGGTGTTCGACGTGATCTCCGACGGGTCGGCGATCCCGGTGGTGGCGTTCAAGCTCGTCGAGGGCACGACCTACACCGTGTTCGACGTATCGGCGCTGCTGCGCAGCTACGGCTGGCAGGTTCCCGCGTACACGATGCCCGACGACGCCAGCGACATCGCGGTGCTTCGGGTGGTCGTGCGCGAAGGCTTCTCGGCGAACCTGGCCCGCGCCCTTCGTGACGACCTGGTCGAGGTGCTGGCCAAGCTGAACAAGGTCAACATCGGCGGCTTCGCCGACGAGGCGCACTTCGCCCACTGAAACCGCGCCTGGGACAATCGGGCGCAGTGATCGCAACCATGAACAGTCCCCGCGCCGTCGTCGACCTCGACGCCATCGCCCACAACGTGGCCACCCTGCGCCAACACGCAGGTTCGGCTGCGGTGATGGCGGTGGTCAAAGCCGACGGCTACGGCCACGGCGCCGCGCCGGTGGCCCGCGCCGCGTTGGCCGCGGGGGCCGCCGAGCTGGGCGTCGCGACGATCGACGAGGCGCTGGCACTGCGCCGTGACGGCATCACCGCACCCGTCCTGGCCTGGCTGCACACCCCGGGCACCGACTTCGCGCCCGCGCTGGTGGCCGATGTCCAGGTGGCGGTGTCCTCGCAACGGCAGGTCGACGACGTCGTCGACGCCGTCCGGCGCACCGGCCGTACGGCCACGGTCACCGTGAAGGTGGACACCGGGCTGAGCCGCAACGGCGTCGCACCGGCCGACTATCCGGGAGTGCTGGCCGCGCTGCACCGGGCGCAGACCGACGACGCGGTGCGGATGCGCGGCCTCATGTCGCACCTGGCGCACGGGGACGACCCGGACAACCCGATCAACGATCTGCAGGCGCGACGGCTCACCGACATGGCGACGACGGCTCGCGACCACGGGTTGCGCTTCGACGTCGTGCACCTGAGCAACTCGCCGGCGGCGTTGACCCGCCCCGACCTGGCGTTCGACATGGTGCGCCCCGGCATCGCGGTGTACGGCCTGAGCCCGGTCCCGGAGCGTGGCGACATGGGACTGCACCCGGCGATGACCGTGACCTGTCCGGTTGTGCTGATCCGCTCGTTGAAGGCCGGTGACGGCGTGTCCTACGGACACACCTGGGTCACCCCGCGGGACACCACCGTCGCGCTGATCCCTGCCGGATACGCCGACGGCGTCTTCCGAACGCTGAGCAATCGCCTCGAGGTGTCCATCAACGGGCGACGGTATCCGGGCGTCGGCCGGATCTGCATGGACCAGTTCGTGGTGGATCTCGGCCCGGATCCGACCGGGGTCGCGGTCGGCGACGACGCGATCCTCTTCGGACCCGGCGTCGACGGCGAACCGACCGCCCAGGATTGGGCGGACCTGCTGGGCACCATCAACTACGAGGTCGTCACCAGTCCCCGGGGCCGGATCGTCAGGAGCTACCGCGGGGGTGAGTCGCAGTGAGCGGACGTGGCTGGTTGGCCGGTGCGGCCGGGATCTCCGCCGTCGGCACGGCTGCTGGCGTGACGGCAGCACGGTCGCTGCGACGTCGCTTCAAAGGCGAAGACCCGCACCTCGACGAGGACTTCGAACTGCTCGACGCCGACCGCAGCTGTGTGGTCACCACCCCCGACGGGGTGCCGCTCGCGGTACGCGAGGTAGGTCCCCAGGACGCGCCTCTGACCGTCGTGTTCGCCCACGGCTTCTGTCTGCGCATGGGTTCGTTCCACTTCCAGCGCGCCCGGCTCTCGGAGCAGTGGGGACCGCAGGTCCGCATGGTGTTCTACGACCAGCGCGGGCACGGGCAGTCCGGGGAATCGTCGCCGGACACCTACACGGTCGAACAGTTGGGCCAGGACCTGGAGAGCGTGCTGGCGGTCATGGCGCCGCGCGGGCCCGTGGTCCTGGTCGGTCACTCCATGGGCG from Mycobacterium sp. DL includes:
- a CDS encoding DeoR/GlpR family DNA-binding transcription regulator, which gives rise to MPTLDAHTRRAAIAARIQSDREVDFTSLAKEYDVSAMTIRRDIERLEEQGIARRVLGGAIAFGGKATEPSFDARAAVAAGGKTHIAQAVADLLAPEETVILDSGSTVLAVARALKGRALGLTVITPSVLVAVELAGEPDTTVLLTGGKVRPGELSLIGAEAEDFYLRYNSDTYVMGIAGVHGRRGASEYHREEGNVKQAAMRSADRVIVAADASKLGRVQLINVAPVSSIAVLVTDGSPHHPTVAQLRAAGVDVRCVAADPESATR
- a CDS encoding glutamate decarboxylase: MPNVSHHSSLSPAYTGRLSTNPIPALRLPDESMDPDQTYRFIHDELMLDGSSRLNLATFVTTWMDPEAGLLMSETFDKNMIDKDEYPVTAAIEQRCVCMVADLFHAEDLRDDDPSTAIGVSTVGSSEAVMLAGLALKWQWRERVGDGWKGRTPNLVMGSNVQVVWEKFCRYFDVEARYLPMEEGRYVITPEQVIDAVDEDTIGVVAILGTTFTGELEPVGEICAALDKLAADGKPDIPVHVDAASGGFVVPFLHPDVVWDFRLPRVVSINVSGHKYGLTYPGIGFVVWRNAAHLPEDLVFRVNYLGGNMPTFTLNFSRPGNQVVGQYYNFLRLGREGYTQVMRALSDNAQWFARELNAMTGPGNKRVFDVISDGSAIPVVAFKLVEGTTYTVFDVSALLRSYGWQVPAYTMPDDASDIAVLRVVVREGFSANLARALRDDLVEVLAKLNKVNIGGFADEAHFAH
- a CDS encoding NAD(P)H-hydrate dehydratase, producing the protein MRYYYSADEIREAEAPLLASLPDGALMRRAAYGLATSIAGELGTVSGRCVCAVVGSGDNGGDALWAATYLRRRGARATAILLNPEKAHPKALAAFTRAGGRIVQKLPLSTDLVIDGVVGISGSGPLRPNAAAVFDAVQAAGVPVVAVDMPSGVDVHTGAADGPHVTPAVTVTFGGLKPVHALRDCGRVELIDIGLDLPASAMVGFEADDVAARWPVPGPHDDKYTQGVTGVMAGSETYPGAAILCTGAAVAATSGMVRYAGTAAAEVVSHWPEVIATPGHASAGRVQAWVVGPGLGTDETAAAALCFALESDVPVIVDADGLTILAAHPELVAGRSAPTVLTPHAGEYARLAGSAPGEDRVGATRRLADQLGVTVLLKGNVTVIAEPHGTAYLNVAGQSWAATAGSGDVLSGIVGALLASGLPPGEAAAAAAFVHARAADMAARDPGPAPVPTSASRILAHLRTALGSML
- a CDS encoding sugar ABC transporter substrate-binding protein, producing the protein MKIPKAWPALLLAAGLTLSGCAGSGGSGEQESSGLGDVPTDTSGTVRVLMENVPDTDIVQGLVGKFNETYPDIEINIETMTFDQMRDRLVSSFQSAEPAYDLIVVDNPWMDDFADAGFLEPLNERIDSTPDYDPGDFFSSLTDITDVDGTTYGVPFYNYALGYIYNTVDMTGSGQTVPTDLDALVRTSQQLRTDTRAGIAMQPQRGYKIFEEWANWLFAAGGSIYDSDGRPTLNTEQAARALDAYIETYNTAAPPNSLNWAFDEAFRSVSSGQAASMVGYNWNLPALNDPAGASGDRAGQFALAPIPGGKSALGSWSWAIPANSATSDAAWAFISWVTSPEIDVQRVAEGGAVIRESSLTNETVLADGFGADYYQAVGEILADASPLSQGRGGEEMIQAVGTELNEAVAGSKSVADALRDAQAAVERIQQ
- the alr gene encoding alanine racemase, which gives rise to MNSPRAVVDLDAIAHNVATLRQHAGSAAVMAVVKADGYGHGAAPVARAALAAGAAELGVATIDEALALRRDGITAPVLAWLHTPGTDFAPALVADVQVAVSSQRQVDDVVDAVRRTGRTATVTVKVDTGLSRNGVAPADYPGVLAALHRAQTDDAVRMRGLMSHLAHGDDPDNPINDLQARRLTDMATTARDHGLRFDVVHLSNSPAALTRPDLAFDMVRPGIAVYGLSPVPERGDMGLHPAMTVTCPVVLIRSLKAGDGVSYGHTWVTPRDTTVALIPAGYADGVFRTLSNRLEVSINGRRYPGVGRICMDQFVVDLGPDPTGVAVGDDAILFGPGVDGEPTAQDWADLLGTINYEVVTSPRGRIVRSYRGGESQ
- a CDS encoding FGGY family carbohydrate kinase, whose protein sequence is MPEFTIGVDVGTTGTKTVLVDVTAGRIVAQASRDSRLFADRSGQAEADPAQWIDNVHSTVREVLTESRVSAADVGALATTGMVPAVVVLDQAGAPVRRAILQNDSRATAEIDSMRELLPPGDVLAATGSAITQQSVAPTAMWLRANEPDTWRRTARLVGSYDWVLMALGAAPHVELNWSIESGLGTLAGKPYQPMFAAADLLDDIQPDILAPGQQAGVLSSAAAAATGLRAGLPLIVGGADHVLSAYAAGVDTAGDWLVKLGGAGDVLVASDEPVPDARLYLDAHPVPGRWLPNGCMATSGSLIRWFQTLAGGIDLLDLDAEAEHRDPAEILCLPYFLGEKSPLHDPDLRGAFVGLDLAHTRADMYRSVLEAVAFGFKHHTEVFADLGVPLGRAMVTNGGSKSTLWKQILADVLDTELWPIIGHPGASLGAAVIAGVGVGMIDDWGHTDRFRTLGEPVVPEQRHVERYAEAYPEWRAVGDTLAPVSHRLARRDRP
- a CDS encoding BtpA/SgcQ family protein yields the protein MTTWLDDVFGVRKPVIAMLHLLALPGDPGFDSAGGVRAVVDRARAELAELREGGVDGVMISNEFSLPYLTQTEPITAITMARVIGELLPELTLPYGVNVLWDGRASIDLAVATGAQWVREIFTGVYASDFGLWNTNVGEAARHRQRVGGSDVKLLFNIVPESAVYLADRDLASVTATTVFATKPDAICVSGLTAGASTDAQALKVVKDSAGVVPVFVNTGVRAHNAAEQLAVADGAIVGTYFKQDGVFENRAVASRVTELMGAVKEFRSTL
- a CDS encoding SDR family NAD(P)-dependent oxidoreductase — encoded protein: MTADNTSIRTAVVTGAGSGIGRSIAVTLAERGWRVIVTDINPEGATQTAAGLAGGDERGHEHLRFDVTDREAAVALADDVADRLGLDAWINNAGISAMQRFVDVSPEQYDRSLEINLKAVFFCGQAAARAMIRTGTQGSIVNTASMAAKQGRVPFLADYVASKFGVLGLTQAMAFELAEHRITVNCVCPGFVATPMQSRELEWEASLSGSTPEAVRQSWIDATPLARLQTPEDVARAVAFLVSDDAGFITGEALSINGGAYMD
- a CDS encoding inositol monophosphatase family protein, with amino-acid sequence MSADADSDELRTLAVAAAQRGAGVCLRPLSEHDDVVTKGAVGDLVTAVDRAAEEAVRQVVLSARPDDSLLGEELPSHTGSSGLQWVIDPLDGTTNFTRRIPFYATSIAVRRDDGTWLAAAVSAPVLRTTWSAARGAGAHVETDSGREELPVHLPASSARLLGTGLSYDAHHRRRQVRELSGLLVDYTDMRRFGAAAIDLCLVAQGSLDAFVEDDLAVHDWAAGALIAEEAGAQVRRPTARDATMSARWR